One window of Ignavibacteriota bacterium genomic DNA carries:
- a CDS encoding amidohydrolase, translating into MPRNYLFSVSSLLIIILATQLLNYSVLSQQKADLVFTNGKIWTVDKQKPTARAVAVLNGRILAVGSTQEIQQYVDASATKVIDLQGKFMMPGFIDNHTHFLDGGFQLQSIDLREAKNESEFSQIVKEYVEKHPNQWITGGNWDHDKFPTGELPGKELVDLFTEQQGFFVVRYDGHMGLANSYTLALAGITRDTPNPPGGEIEHDKLDGEPTGILKDEAMNLVYKLIPAPSESENLQAARLALAEARKLGLTSIQDISYDAALKSYQKLKSKGELTARLYCRLPISQYENLVNLGIQVPFGDEWIRIGSLKAFADGSLGSTTAWFNQPYNSDPNTTGLASDIVLDGSLEKWALDADKNRLQLSIHAIGDKANSWVLDLYRKIVETNPRWERRFRIEHAQHIAPEDFSRLYGLDVNVAVQPYHAIDDGRWAEKRIGKERCKTTYPFRTFIDKGIRMCFGSDWTVAPLNPLLGIYAAVTRRTIDGKNSEGWFPEQKITIKEAIEAYTINNAYAAFEENEKGSITVGKFADFVVLSQDLITSDPNQIENIKVEMTVVGGKIVYQKE; encoded by the coding sequence ATGCCTAGAAATTATTTATTTTCAGTTTCATCTTTATTAATAATTATACTTGCTACTCAACTACTCAACTACTCTGTACTCTCTCAACAAAAAGCCGACCTCGTTTTCACGAACGGAAAAATCTGGACGGTAGATAAACAGAAACCAACCGCTCGAGCAGTTGCCGTGCTGAACGGAAGAATACTCGCTGTCGGTTCGACTCAGGAAATCCAACAGTATGTTGATGCGTCAGCGACGAAAGTGATTGACCTGCAAGGGAAGTTCATGATGCCCGGTTTCATTGATAACCACACACATTTTTTGGATGGCGGATTTCAATTGCAAAGTATTGATTTGAGGGAAGCAAAGAACGAATCGGAATTTTCACAAATTGTAAAAGAGTATGTCGAGAAACATCCGAACCAATGGATTACAGGAGGAAATTGGGACCATGATAAATTTCCGACTGGCGAATTGCCGGGAAAAGAATTAGTAGATTTGTTCACCGAGCAACAGGGTTTCTTTGTTGTCCGCTACGATGGACACATGGGACTTGCAAACAGTTACACTCTTGCACTCGCCGGAATAACACGAGATACTCCAAATCCTCCCGGCGGAGAAATTGAACATGATAAATTAGACGGAGAGCCAACAGGAATTTTGAAAGACGAGGCGATGAATCTTGTCTATAAATTAATTCCGGCTCCGAGCGAAAGTGAAAATCTTCAAGCCGCACGACTTGCGCTTGCCGAAGCGAGAAAACTCGGACTGACAAGCATTCAAGATATTTCATACGATGCCGCTTTGAAATCATATCAGAAATTAAAATCAAAAGGAGAATTAACAGCCCGTTTGTATTGTCGTCTTCCGATTTCGCAATACGAGAATCTTGTTAATCTTGGAATCCAGGTCCCGTTCGGGGATGAGTGGATTCGCATCGGTTCACTGAAAGCGTTCGCCGATGGTTCGCTTGGCTCGACAACGGCATGGTTTAACCAGCCGTATAATTCAGACCCGAACACAACCGGCTTGGCAAGCGATATCGTTCTCGACGGCAGTCTGGAAAAATGGGCGCTCGATGCGGACAAAAATCGCTTACAACTTTCGATACATGCCATCGGTGATAAAGCAAACAGTTGGGTGTTGGATTTATATCGGAAAATTGTCGAGACGAATCCGCGATGGGAGAGAAGATTCAGAATCGAACACGCGCAGCACATCGCGCCGGAAGATTTCTCCCGGCTTTACGGACTAGATGTCAATGTGGCTGTTCAACCGTATCACGCAATTGACGACGGACGATGGGCGGAGAAACGCATCGGCAAAGAGCGTTGCAAGACGACATATCCCTTCAGAACATTTATTGATAAAGGAATTCGAATGTGTTTCGGAAGCGACTGGACAGTCGCGCCGCTCAATCCGTTGCTCGGAATTTACGCGGCGGTCACTCGCAGGACGATTGATGGAAAGAATTCGGAGGGTTGGTTTCCCGAACAGAAAATCACTATCAAAGAAGCAATCGAAGCATACACAATCAACAATGCCTACGCGGCATTTGAAGAAAACGAAAAGGGTTCAATCACCGTCGGTAAGTTTGCAGACT
- a CDS encoding PIN domain-containing protein, with translation MQLVLDTNILLAALIRNSKTRNLLLHPSFSFFLPEYSLEEIKEHRRTIVDKSKLSETEIDFLLDLLLSNLTIVPESSFHSYINRAKEIMSLIDPDDFPFVALALSFHNDGIWSQDKDLHRQSIVKIWTTAELLNLLSEGKIR, from the coding sequence ATGCAACTCGTTCTTGATACGAATATCCTTCTTGCCGCGTTAATCCGTAATTCCAAAACCCGTAATTTACTTCTCCATCCATCTTTTTCATTTTTTCTTCCTGAATATTCTTTGGAAGAAATCAAAGAACACCGACGAACAATTGTTGATAAATCGAAATTGTCAGAAACAGAAATTGATTTCCTCCTTGACCTCTTACTTTCAAATCTTACTATCGTCCCCGAATCATCTTTTCATTCATATATCAATCGGGCGAAGGAGATAATGTCTTTAATAGACCCGGACGATTTTCCATTTGTTGCTTTGGCTCTATCATTTCACAATGATGGCATCTGGTCTCAGGATAAAGATTTACATAGACAATCAATCGTAAAAATATGGACGACTGCTGAATTACTCAATCTACTTTCGGAGGGAAAAATAAGATGA